From a single Nostoc edaphicum CCNP1411 genomic region:
- a CDS encoding NUDIX hydrolase codes for MSRKVSKVFKQSGVIPYRVNNGKIEILLITTRNFQHWVIPKGDIPNGMSPPASAAKEAWEEAGVIGQVNANELGTYKYRKRGKIYRVKMYLLPVEMLSEDYPEASKRKRQWVEVNKAIRRVKFNSLKRILKGFFQVKSYFCAFQQ; via the coding sequence ATGAGTCGAAAAGTCAGCAAAGTGTTTAAACAGTCTGGCGTAATTCCTTATAGAGTGAACAATGGCAAAATTGAAATCTTGCTAATTACGACCCGTAACTTTCAACACTGGGTGATTCCGAAAGGAGATATTCCTAATGGCATGAGTCCGCCTGCTTCAGCAGCTAAAGAGGCGTGGGAAGAAGCAGGAGTGATTGGGCAAGTAAACGCCAATGAACTGGGCACTTATAAGTACCGCAAACGAGGCAAAATTTACCGGGTCAAGATGTATTTGTTACCAGTCGAGATGCTGAGTGAAGATTATCCAGAAGCAAGTAAAAGAAAACGGCAGTGGGTAGAAGTGAATAAAGCTATCAGGCGGGTTAAGTTTAATTCACTCAAACGAATCCTGAAAGGTTTTTTCCAGGTCAAATCTTACTTTTGTGCATTTCAACAATAA
- the pip gene encoding prolyl aminopeptidase has protein sequence MRELYPAIEPYLEGSLQVSDLHTIHFEESGNPQGQPIVVLHGGPGGGCPAFYRQYFHPEKWRIVMFDQRGCGQSTPHAELRENTTWDLVSDIEKLRQHLGIEKWAVFGGSWGSTLSLAYSQTHPSQCTGLILRGIFMLRQKELRWFYQEGASYIFPDAWEEYLKPIPIDERDDLIAAYYKQLTSPDLEIQLTAARAWSIWEGSTSRLFLDPELMQKFGESEFASAFARIECHYFMNKGFLETEDQLILNIDRIRHIPAVIVQGRYDVVCPMISAWELHRAWPEAEFIVVPDAGHSMSEPGIRNALIQATDNISNS, from the coding sequence ATGCGAGAACTTTACCCAGCGATCGAGCCTTACTTAGAAGGTAGTTTACAGGTTTCTGACCTTCATACCATTCATTTTGAAGAGTCAGGTAACCCCCAAGGTCAACCCATCGTTGTGCTGCATGGCGGCCCTGGTGGTGGATGTCCAGCTTTTTATCGGCAATATTTCCACCCAGAAAAATGGCGGATAGTGATGTTTGACCAGCGCGGTTGTGGTCAAAGTACGCCCCATGCTGAATTAAGAGAAAACACCACTTGGGATTTAGTCAGTGATATCGAAAAACTGCGCCAACATTTAGGTATAGAAAAGTGGGCGGTTTTTGGTGGAAGTTGGGGTAGTACTTTATCATTAGCCTACAGTCAAACCCATCCCTCTCAATGCACGGGGCTAATTCTCCGTGGGATCTTCATGCTGAGGCAAAAAGAGTTGCGATGGTTCTACCAAGAGGGTGCTAGCTATATTTTTCCTGATGCTTGGGAAGAATATCTCAAACCGATTCCCATAGATGAACGTGATGATCTAATCGCAGCATATTACAAGCAGTTGACCAGTCCAGACTTAGAAATTCAATTAACAGCAGCGCGTGCTTGGTCAATTTGGGAAGGTAGTACAAGTAGACTTTTCTTAGACCCAGAACTTATGCAAAAATTTGGCGAGAGTGAATTTGCTTCAGCTTTTGCCCGCATTGAATGCCATTACTTTATGAATAAGGGATTTTTAGAAACCGAAGATCAATTAATCTTAAATATAGACCGTATCCGCCATATTCCGGCTGTAATTGTTCAGGGACGTTATGATGTAGTCTGCCCAATGATATCAGCTTGGGAATTACATCGCGCTTGGCCAGAAGCCGAATTTATTGTGGTTCCTGATGCCGGACATTCGATGAGTGAACCAGGAATTCGTAATGCTTTGATTCAAGCAACAGATAATATTAGCAATTCGTAA
- a CDS encoding GUN4 domain-containing protein, with protein MCPVGVRTSHSTHALETGLAKLWLILVGVNQYQDEQIPCLHYSALDCQGLGEALNAATQGFPQRDVKIHNDFAHQQPLLEDVRTSLKQVASATKSIDTVLFYFSGHGMLEPSSQQVVLCLKDTQKDNLIETGLKLQELLQLLENCAAQQQLVWLDACHSGSMTLLGARGETPIDPQLNPTQELVEVLRQRAAKRKGFYALLSCDQGQQSWEFPQLKHGVFTYYLIRGLRGEAADSQGIIEADGLYRYVYHQTLAYIDKANQQLRVINQLKKGRGENQIHPEYPSQTPKRIVEGIGEVILGLKPDKTVSTRHPRQALVIEGLPKSKNALALGKILSTSGGFEVNYWTISEKTPTSDVRKAIQKCLLAESFSESPTSSNSIEETATVFLYLRGQIQETEQGEAVLILSENVVLNRSWLRKQLRRCRSQQIIILDCPVGMHTCASLRDWVEELQLGLDEQCLIAAAAPPPEGERFASSLVDTLNVAIQASGLTAAAWITQLQVELSRTDIELYFWLFGSQGVIEVLPGKTLFSGDRSEQKTEDIDDLSSSVGIDYTQLRDLLKAGRWLEADQETTTLILRIAGREEKPYLDLESVENFPCIDLCTIDTLWGKYSHGRFGFSVQKRIWESIRDVSASDPVLALIIGNGNVAASQTCIDFANRAGWRLKDSWIDYSNLIVEEDAPNGQLPYFGFFEQVWRLKLLGVWEWHSAIATASWWRLCVALFSRIETCQIK; from the coding sequence ATGTGTCCAGTCGGTGTTCGTACTAGTCACTCAACTCATGCCTTAGAAACCGGCTTGGCAAAGCTTTGGCTCATATTGGTGGGAGTCAACCAATATCAGGATGAACAAATACCCTGTTTGCATTACTCAGCATTGGATTGCCAAGGTTTAGGAGAAGCATTAAATGCTGCAACTCAGGGATTTCCGCAAAGGGATGTGAAGATTCACAACGATTTTGCTCATCAGCAGCCCTTATTAGAAGATGTCCGTACCAGTCTCAAACAAGTAGCATCTGCCACTAAATCTATTGACACCGTTCTGTTTTATTTTTCTGGACATGGGATGCTAGAGCCATCGAGTCAGCAGGTGGTATTGTGTCTCAAAGATACTCAAAAAGACAACTTAATAGAAACTGGTTTGAAGTTGCAAGAGTTATTGCAATTATTAGAAAATTGTGCAGCCCAGCAGCAACTTGTGTGGCTGGATGCTTGTCATAGCGGTAGCATGACGTTATTGGGTGCTAGGGGAGAAACACCAATAGATCCGCAACTCAACCCCACACAAGAATTAGTGGAAGTTCTGCGACAACGCGCTGCTAAGAGAAAAGGATTTTATGCCTTACTATCTTGCGATCAAGGGCAACAATCTTGGGAATTTCCGCAATTAAAACATGGAGTATTCACTTATTACTTAATTCGGGGACTGCGGGGAGAAGCGGCTGATTCCCAAGGCATTATTGAAGCGGATGGACTTTATCGCTATGTTTATCACCAAACCCTCGCATATATAGATAAAGCTAATCAGCAACTACGGGTGATTAATCAGCTAAAAAAAGGTCGTGGCGAAAATCAAATTCATCCAGAATATCCATCTCAAACGCCGAAGCGAATTGTCGAAGGAATCGGAGAAGTGATTTTAGGACTCAAACCAGATAAAACAGTGTCCACACGACATCCACGACAGGCGTTAGTTATAGAGGGACTTCCTAAGAGCAAGAATGCTTTGGCTTTGGGTAAAATACTCAGTACATCTGGTGGCTTTGAGGTAAATTATTGGACTATTAGCGAAAAAACCCCTACTTCGGATGTCCGCAAAGCGATTCAAAAATGTTTGTTAGCTGAATCTTTTTCCGAGTCACCCACTAGCAGCAATTCTATAGAAGAAACCGCAACTGTATTTTTATACTTGCGAGGGCAGATTCAAGAAACTGAACAAGGAGAAGCAGTATTAATACTTTCTGAGAATGTTGTACTTAATCGTTCCTGGTTGAGAAAACAGCTGCGCCGATGTCGATCGCAACAAATTATCATCCTGGATTGCCCCGTGGGAATGCACACATGTGCATCTCTACGCGATTGGGTGGAAGAATTGCAATTGGGACTCGATGAACAATGTTTAATTGCTGCTGCTGCGCCACCTCCAGAGGGTGAAAGATTTGCTTCTTCCTTGGTAGATACCCTCAATGTTGCTATTCAAGCATCTGGACTCACCGCAGCAGCTTGGATTACACAATTACAAGTAGAATTATCACGCACCGATATCGAACTATATTTCTGGTTATTTGGTTCTCAAGGTGTGATTGAAGTCTTACCAGGAAAAACTTTGTTTTCGGGCGATCGCTCTGAACAAAAAACTGAAGATATAGATGATTTGAGTTCATCTGTGGGGATAGATTACACTCAATTGCGGGATTTACTTAAAGCTGGGAGATGGTTAGAGGCGGATCAGGAAACTACAACTCTCATATTGAGGATAGCTGGTAGAGAAGAAAAACCCTATCTTGATTTAGAAAGTGTAGAAAACTTTCCCTGCATCGACTTATGTACTATCGATACTCTCTGGGGTAAGTATAGTCATGGACGCTTCGGTTTCAGCGTCCAGAAGCGGATTTGGGAGAGTATTAGAGATGTTTCTGCCAGCGATCCTGTACTAGCTTTGATAATTGGTAATGGTAATGTTGCTGCTTCCCAAACTTGTATTGATTTTGCCAATCGCGCTGGGTGGCGTTTAAAAGATTCCTGGATTGATTATAGTAACTTAATTGTGGAAGAAGATGCTCCCAATGGGCAGTTACCATACTTTGGTTTTTTTGAGCAGGTTTGGCGGTTAAAGCTATTAGGTGTTTGGGAATGGCATAGTGCGATCGCTACAGCTTCTTGGTGGCGATTATGTGTGGCTTTATTCTCTCGCATTGAAACTTGTCAAATTAAATAA
- a CDS encoding DUF1565 domain-containing protein: protein MVNSTLVVTLYVNPMTGNDTNTGSRLSPFKSLSRALKVTKIPTIIYLESGTYSAASGEVFPLIIPEGAKVVGNEANKGAEILISGSGEYQSPSFGIQNITLLLVDNASLLGVTVTNPSLKGTGIWIESAAPTLANNTLSNCGREGVFTTGTAKPAILDNIFVQNTASGLVMAGHSQGEVLGNVFQRNRLGIAISDFAAPAIANNKLSENRTAIALSRNAQPVLRENLIAKNTQGGLLINGNAAPDLGNTQDSADNIFRDNSEFDLHNATTQKVISVGNQLNPILVKGLVELLPSNPVAVSTNYSNAPTESPSEKLPAFPQLDGHWAEPFIQALVRMDLTHAFADGSYQPDKPMTRAQYAVLVAIAFNPFPKIPAPDFTDVPKDFWAYSAIQIAASGGFVGGFSDRTFRPDQNVQRLQVIVSLVNGLGLPAVDSDVLELYSDRHTISEYARKAVATATQQKIIVNYPDPKLLAPSRRATRAEVAAMVYQALVAIGRAPAIKSVYVGLHSIS, encoded by the coding sequence ATGGTGAACTCTACCCTCGTTGTCACACTCTATGTCAACCCTATGACTGGGAATGATACCAATACAGGTTCACGGTTGAGTCCGTTTAAAAGCCTCAGCCGTGCCTTAAAAGTAACCAAAATACCGACGATAATTTATCTGGAATCGGGGACTTACAGCGCCGCTAGTGGTGAGGTGTTCCCACTGATCATCCCTGAAGGGGCGAAAGTGGTGGGTAACGAAGCGAACAAAGGTGCAGAGATTTTAATTTCTGGGAGTGGCGAGTATCAAAGTCCCAGCTTTGGTATACAAAATATTACGCTGCTCTTGGTAGATAATGCCAGTCTTTTAGGTGTTACTGTTACCAATCCTTCACTCAAAGGTACTGGTATCTGGATTGAATCGGCTGCACCTACTTTAGCTAACAATACTTTGAGCAACTGTGGGCGGGAAGGTGTGTTTACCACTGGTACTGCTAAACCCGCAATTTTAGATAACATATTTGTGCAAAATACTGCTAGTGGGTTAGTGATGGCAGGTCATAGCCAGGGAGAAGTACTGGGGAATGTATTTCAAAGAAACCGTTTAGGCATAGCAATTAGTGACTTTGCCGCTCCGGCGATCGCAAATAATAAATTATCAGAAAATCGCACGGCGATCGCACTCTCTCGCAACGCCCAACCTGTGCTGCGTGAAAATCTCATTGCTAAAAATACCCAAGGTGGTCTATTAATCAATGGCAATGCAGCCCCCGATTTAGGTAATACCCAAGATTCCGCTGATAATATTTTTCGTGATAATAGTGAATTTGATTTACACAATGCTACTACCCAAAAGGTGATTTCCGTAGGTAATCAATTAAATCCTATTCTAGTCAAGGGCTTAGTCGAATTGCTCCCAAGCAATCCAGTAGCGGTTAGCACTAATTATTCTAACGCCCCAACAGAATCCCCATCTGAAAAACTCCCTGCGTTTCCCCAACTAGATGGACATTGGGCAGAACCATTTATTCAGGCATTAGTGAGGATGGATTTAACTCATGCTTTTGCTGATGGTAGCTACCAGCCAGATAAACCCATGACTCGCGCCCAATATGCAGTTCTAGTTGCGATCGCTTTTAACCCATTTCCCAAAATCCCGGCACCTGATTTTACCGACGTACCCAAGGATTTTTGGGCTTATAGCGCGATCCAAATCGCCGCTAGCGGTGGCTTTGTGGGCGGATTTAGCGATCGCACTTTCCGCCCTGATCAAAATGTGCAGCGGCTACAAGTGATTGTCTCCCTGGTAAACGGATTGGGACTACCAGCTGTTGATAGCGATGTTTTAGAGCTATATAGCGATCGTCATACCATTTCCGAATACGCCCGCAAAGCTGTTGCTACTGCTACACAACAAAAAATCATCGTTAATTACCCAGATCCCAAACTACTTGCACCTTCACGGAGAGCAACACGCGCCGAAGTTGCAGCAATGGTTTATCAGGCATTAGTTGCCATTGGACGAGCACCTGCGATTAAATCAGTCTATGTAGGGTTGCATTCTATAAGTTGA